From the genome of Psychrobacter sp. M13:
TGTTGCTGTATTTAGCTTGATGTTAGGGCTGGCAGGTTGTACTAAGTCAGAAACAGCTGATGCTGACGCGCCAGTAGATAGCACGGTGGCAGTAAGCGACAATGATGCCGCTGTCGCGCCAAGTAGTGATCAAGTGGTTACGATTTACTCATCGCGTAATGAGCAATTGATTAAGCCATTATTAGATAAATATACTGAAGAGACTGGGGTCAAAATTGAGCTAGTTACGGATAAAACAGGCCCGTTAATGGCACGTCTGCAAGCGGAGGGCAAGAACACCCCAGCCGATATGCTGTTGACGGTAGATGCTGGTAACTTATGGCAAGCGGCTGAGCAAGGCTTATTACAGCCCGTAACCTCAAGCGTGCTTGAAGCAAATGTGCCTGCCAAATATCGTGATCCAAAAGGCCAATGGACAGGGCTATCATTACGTGCACGTACTATTCTTTATGATCCTAGTAAAGTTGACGCCTCGCAGTTATCGACTTACGCTGATTTAGCTGATCCCAAGTGGAAAGGTAAGCTGTGCCTGCGCACTTCAAAATCTGTCTATAATCAGTCATTAGTAGCCAGTATGATAGAGAATTTAGGCAGTGATGAAACTGAGCAAGTTATTCGTGGCTGGGTTGATAATTTAGCGACCGATGTGTTTACCGATGATACTAGTTTACTGGAAGCTATTGCCGCAGGTCAGTGTGAAGTTGGTCTTACCAACAGCTATTATTACGGTCGTATCCTTGATGAAAAACCTGATTTCCCAGTACAGATATTCTGGGCCAATCAAGACACTACTGGCACGCACGTCAATATCTCTGGTGCTGGGGTAATTGCCAACTCTGATAATCCAAGCGGCGCGCTAAAATTGATGGAGTGGTTGTCATCCGATGAAGCGCAAGGCATTTATGCCAGCTCAGACAAAGAGTTTCCAGTCAAAGAAGGGGTCGATAAATCAGAGCTACTTAAATCATGGGGCGAGTTCAAACCTGATAATATCAACGTACAAAAATTTGGCTCACTGCAAACTCAAGCGATTCAAATGATGGATAAAGCAGGATATAAATAATAACTGTTGAGTATTCATAAAAAAGCACTATTGATAGCTAAAACGGTAATAATTAGATGATTAAAGCTTTATGGTAACGGTATCAAAAACAGCTGATTATGGCTCTGATGATAATAATAATGATGACAACGCGATCTCTGCAGGCCGCGTTGTTAGTCGAGACCATACCATTATTCGCCGTGTACTATCCAAATCAGTCTTAGGACTGATTTCGTTGTTTATGCTCATACCGATTGTTATCGTGTTATTTTCTTGGACGCAGCCGGTTGCTGATATTTGGCAACACATGGCAGATTATGTACTGCCACAAGTGCTCAAAAACACCGCCATATTGCTATTAATGGTGACTGTCATCTCCGGCACTATCGGCACGGCGTTGGCGTGGGTTACCAGTATGTACCGCTTCCCAGGACAGCGGTTTTTTTCTTGGGCGCTGATGTTGCCCTTAGCTATGCCCGCTTATGTCCTAGCCTTTGTCACTATTGGCATCGTTGACTTTAGCGGCCCACTGCAAACAGGGCTGCGTGATTTAGGTATTAGTACCGCTATTCCTTCCGTGCGTAATATTTGGGGCGCAGGCTTAGTGCTCTCGCTCGCTTTTTATCCTTATGTCTACTTGCTGGCACGTCAAGCGTTCTTATCGCAAGGTCGCCGAGCGATTGAAGCAGGGCAGATGCTAGGCTTAAGTCGCAGTCGGGTGTTTTTTCGCTTGGCACTACCGCAGGCGCTACCTTGGATTTTGGGTGGACTGCTGCTAGCGACTATGGAGACCTTAGCGGACTTTGGTGCGGTGTCGGTATTCAATGTTGATACTTTTACCACCGCTATTTATAAAGCTTGGTTTGGCTTTTTTAGCCTAACGACCGCCGCGCAATTAGCCGCCTTACTTATTGGGGTGGTCTTTATCGTAGTACTCTTTGAGCAATATTGGCAAGCTCGTCGCGGGCAGGCTAT
Proteins encoded in this window:
- a CDS encoding extracellular solute-binding protein, with protein sequence MPSKTLNTSLSLANPAKLGLSVAVFSLMLGLAGCTKSETADADAPVDSTVAVSDNDAAVAPSSDQVVTIYSSRNEQLIKPLLDKYTEETGVKIELVTDKTGPLMARLQAEGKNTPADMLLTVDAGNLWQAAEQGLLQPVTSSVLEANVPAKYRDPKGQWTGLSLRARTILYDPSKVDASQLSTYADLADPKWKGKLCLRTSKSVYNQSLVASMIENLGSDETEQVIRGWVDNLATDVFTDDTSLLEAIAAGQCEVGLTNSYYYGRILDEKPDFPVQIFWANQDTTGTHVNISGAGVIANSDNPSGALKLMEWLSSDEAQGIYASSDKEFPVKEGVDKSELLKSWGEFKPDNINVQKFGSLQTQAIQMMDKAGYK
- a CDS encoding iron ABC transporter permease, whose amino-acid sequence is MVTVSKTADYGSDDNNNDDNAISAGRVVSRDHTIIRRVLSKSVLGLISLFMLIPIVIVLFSWTQPVADIWQHMADYVLPQVLKNTAILLLMVTVISGTIGTALAWVTSMYRFPGQRFFSWALMLPLAMPAYVLAFVTIGIVDFSGPLQTGLRDLGISTAIPSVRNIWGAGLVLSLAFYPYVYLLARQAFLSQGRRAIEAGQMLGLSRSRVFFRLALPQALPWILGGLLLATMETLADFGAVSVFNVDTFTTAIYKAWFGFFSLTTAAQLAALLIGVVFIVVLFEQYWQARRGQAITQGSNRRLESSKSAKFGMSLLCTSIFLIAFLIPFLQLVYWTVLNYKQDFDERYIDFVINSLLIASMTTLLIAVLAVIIAWIKRQYPDKSTKLMTTFATLGYVVPGTVLAVGVFIPIAWLDNQMIATGITSHQILSGSVIVMLLALSTRFMTVSFQPVDRQLQRLTVNQEAAAKLLSDSPVQRWRQVVLPVLSPGVLTALLMGFVEVMKEMPITLMTRRQGWDTLAVRVFEMTSEGMWGRAALPSLLIVVVGLIPVWILLRQSDKTS